A window from Suncus etruscus isolate mSunEtr1 chromosome 18, mSunEtr1.pri.cur, whole genome shotgun sequence encodes these proteins:
- the PSORS1C2 gene encoding psoriasis susceptibility 1 candidate gene 2 protein, translated as MMTSWKLLGILLLCLCARGISGSGDHPPPTEASEEDSLPVLPQSPPIPGDPWPEAPPLIEDPPPPGFSRPGRDSPDSGVWPPEPPSTKPPQPPLPDDPWPVGDQPPENPWPPAPEMDHGAQEEPEDLDPPREEYR; from the exons ATGATGACCAGCTGGAAGCTACTGGGGATCTTGCTGCTCTGTCTGTGTGCCAGAG GCATCTCAGGCAGCGGAGACCACCCCCCACCTACAGAGGCATCAGAGGAGGACAGCCTCCCAGTTTTGCCTCAGAGCCCTCCAATCCCAGGTGACCCCTGGCCAGAGGCACCCCCTCTGATTGAAGATCCTCCGCCTCCAGGCTTCAGTCGCCCTGGGAGAGACTCACCTGATTCTGGGGTTTGGCCTCCTGAGCCCCCTTCAACCAAACCTCCTCAACCTCCCCTGCCTGATGACCCCTGGCCTGTGGGAGACCAGCCTCCAGAGAACCCCTGGCCACCTGCCCCTGAGATGGATCACGGGGCTCAAGAAGAGCCAGAAGACCTTGACCCACCCCGGGAGGAGTACAGATAA
- the CCHCR1 gene encoding coiled-coil alpha-helical rod protein 1: protein MFRPSDTNRLIPPSHFQALPLSTLPRKAPTWVPHNPVATPLVHQDVLERRPDNLRPSGMKWEQDVSGDGQEPGWRGRTTELQGSHALTQQAELISRQLQELRRLEDEVRVLQESSLQQKLRLEAQSLELEALARAEKAGRAEAEGLRAALAGAEIVRKNLEEGSQRELEEVQRLHQEQLTSLTQAHQEALSSLNNKAEGLERSLSSLESKRAGEAKELSAAQKEVELLRNQLSKTQEDLEAQVALVEKLRRYVGDHVPPEAHRQSWEPERQELLETMQHLQEDRDGLHTATELLQVRVESLLHILSLQEEELARKVQPSDTLEPEFTRKCQSLLKNWREKVFALMVQLKAQELDHRVYVQQLKAQVAELQERATSQNQEQNILQRSLQDRATEVEVERLGAKTLQVELNRAQETARRHKQQTAEAEEQLKLVANILVSFKARLQNTMAEVDQAIARLPSLSNRINFAVRKVHTIQGLMARKLAIVQLRQERENEKSCLPPPPDATMSQELEQLREERNRLDAELQLSAHIIQQEVGRARQQGEAERLKLSEVAQQLEQELQRTQESLASVGLQLEAARQGQQESTEEAASLRQELTQQQEIYGQALQDKVAEVETRLREQLLETERRLNEARREHSKAVVSLRQMQRKAAREKERNQELRRLHDEAQKEEGLRLTQRLQELEKDKNIMLATLQQEGLLSHYKQKRLLAVLPSLMDKEAPKEYSPAPLRPSASVPLAATLYTREAIRGSLSVLLEDLQGLSEAISKEEAISQGDNQNSSAPLCR, encoded by the exons AAGAGCCAGGATGGAGAGGCAG GACCACGGAACTGCAGGGGTCTCACGCCCTGACCCAGCAGGCTGAGCTAATTTCCCGGCAGTTGCAAGAGCTGCGGCGGCTTGAAGATGAAGTTCGGGTCCTTCAGGAATCTTCTCTACAGCAGAAACTGAGACTAGAGGCCCAATCCTTAGAGCTGGAGGCTCTGGCGCGGGCAGAGAAGGCTGGTCGGGCCGAAGCTGAAGGTTTGCGTGCTGCGTTGGCTGGGGCTGAAATTGTCCGGAAGAACCTGGAAGAGGGGAGCCAGCGGGAGCTGGAGGAAGTGCAGAGGTTGCACCAAGAGCAG CTCACCTCACTGACACAAGCTCACCAGGAAGCTCTTTCTAGTTTGAACAACAAAGCTGAGGGCTTGGAAAGGTCCCTAAGCAGCCTGGAATCCAAGAGGGCAGGGGAAGCCAAGGAGCTGTCTGCAGCTCAGAAAGAAGTCGAGCTGCTGAGAAATCAGTTGAG CAAGACTCAAGAAGATTTGGAGGCCCAGGTGGCCTTGGTTGAGAAACTGAGGAGATATGTGGGGGATCACGTCCCTCCTGAGGCCCATAGACAGTCATGGGAACCAGAAAGGCAGGAGCTTCTAGAAACTATGCAG caCTTGCAGGAGGACCGGGATGGCCTGCACACAGCCACTGAGCTGCTGCAGGTACGCGTGGAGAGTCTCCTGCACATTCTCTCCCTTCAGGAGGAGGAGCTGGCCAGGAAG GTTCAACCTTCTGATACCCTGGAGCCTGAATTCACCAGGAAGTGCCAGTCATTGCTGAAGAACTGGAGAGAAAAGGTGTTTGCCCTCATGGTGCAGCTGAAGGCCCAGGAGCTGGACCACAGAGTCTATGTGCAGCAGCTGAAGGCCCAG GTGGCAGAGCTTCAGGAAAGAGCTACGTCCCAGAACCAGGAGCAGAACATCCTGCAGCGCTCCCTACAGGACAGAGCCACAGAGGTGGAAGTGGAGCGGCTGGGTGCCAAG ACCCTGCAGGTGGAGCTGAACCGAGCTCAGGAAACTGCACGCCGGCACAAGCAGCAGACAGCTGAAGCTGAGGAGCAGCTGAAGCTTGTGGCTAATATTCTTGTCAG TTTCAAGGCCCGGCTGCAGAACACCATGGCCGAGGTGGATCAGGCCATAGCGCGGCTGCCCAGCCTCAGCAACCGAATCAACTTCGCTGTTCGAAAGGTCCATACCATCCAGG GTCTGATGGCTCGAAAACTGGCTATTGTTCAGCTGCGCCAGGAGAGGGAGAATGAGAAGAG ctgcctcccacccccaccaGACGCAACTATGAGCCAGGAGTTGGAGCAGCTGCGGGAAGAACGGAACCGGCTGGATGCCGAGCTGCAGCTGAGTGCACACATCATCCAGCAGGAGGTTGGCCGGGCGCGGCAGCAAG GGGAGGCTGAGCGGCTAAAGCTGAGTGAGGTGGCCCAGCAGCTGGAACAGGAGCTGCAGCGCACGCAGGAGTCCCTGGCCAGTGTGGGGCTACAGCTGGAAGCAGCTCGCCAGGGTCAGCAGGAGAGCACAGAGGAGGCTGCCAGTCTCCGGCAGGAGCTGACACAACAGCAAGAGATCTATGGGCAAG CTCTGCAGGATAAGGTGGCTGAAGTGGAGACTCGGCTGCGTGAGCAGCTTTTGGAAACAGAGAGAAGACTGAATGAGGCCCGGCGGGAGCACTCCAAGGCAG TGGTCTCCTTGCGGCAGATGCAGCGCAAAGCTGCACGGGAAAAGGAGCGGAATCAGGAGCTCAGACGCCTGCACGATGAGGCCCAGAAGGAGGAGGGCCTGCGGCTGACCCAGCGGTTGCAGGAGCTGGAGAAGGACAAGAACATCATGCTG GCCACCTTGCAGCAGGAGGGTCTCCTCTCCCATTACAAGCAGAAGAGACTGTTGGCAGTGCTTCCCTCCCTGATGGATAAGGAGGCACCCAAAGAGTACAGCCCCGCACCCCTCCGGCCTTCAGCATCTGTGCCTTTAGCAGCAACCCTCTACACCAGAGAGGCTATAAGAG GATCCCTGTCCGTCCTACTCGAAGACCTACAAGGCCTGAGTGAGGCCATTTCCAAAGAGGAAGCCATTTCCCAAGGAGACAATCAGAACTCTTCTGCTCCACTGTGCCGCTGA